In Clostridia bacterium, the genomic stretch AACGTCCACATTGTTTACTATCTTTTTTACTATATATCTGTTGAATTTCTTGTTTACGGGACCTACGCCGTTTGAATAGAGCATGGTCTTGGCGCCCATTATCTGCGCACAGAACAGCACGGAAACATAATATATGAGCGACTTCGTGCTTGTAACATCCTGTATAAGATTTCCGCCGCCGTATATAAGCGTTTCCGAGTGTTTTAATGTGCGTATCACGCTTATGATATTGAACCTGTCAAAAAAGTCGATATCCTTCTCATTTCGCAGCTTCATCGACATATTCGACAGTACGCAAAGCGAAAGCCCCGGCTGGATGCTTAAAAGATTCTGAATGACAGCGTCTAAAAGCGCGTCATCGCCGCTGTTATTAAAGCCGTAATATCCTAAAATGAGAAAATCGTACTTTTTGCCGTAAGAGCGCCCTCTGACCTTTTCGTATACGCTTATCGCGTCGTCTGTCATTCGCTCTATTGAATAACGCTCCATGACGAGCGCGCGCCCCGCCCTTCTGACTCTTTCGCTTGTTTCGGCGTCCTCGGAAAGCGCGCGAAGAATGTCTGAAAGGAATACTTCGTCGGCGGGCTTTTCAAAACCTCTGCATGTGAAGTTGTTGTTTATGCAGGCATCCGTCATATCCTCGCTGTAAAGCCCCATATAGCCGAAATCACCCGCAAGCAGCACGCGCTTTTCGCAGCTCATCGCCTCAAGCGCCGCGCGCGACACGGCTATAACGAGCGAGGCTATGCGAAGCAGGCGGTCAACATCGGTGCGTGCTCCCGTAAGATATACGACCTTTCTCGGAAGCAGGGAATTTACGGCTTCGACTTCGCGGGAAAGCTCCTCGAATCTGTCCCCTGCGCCTATAATCACGATATTCGCGTCGGGCGCGCGCTCAAGTATGCGCGGTGCAAGGCGCGCAAGCCTGAAGGCGTATTCTCCGCTGTCAAAGTTTATGCGTCCCAGGTATACTATGTTCCTGCCTCCTCGCGGGATCGAAAGCTCGTCGTATACGGAATCGTCGGGCTCTCCCGGCGAAAAGCGCTCGGAGCTTATGCCGTTTATCGTCACGGTTATATTTTTTTCATCAAGCTTGTAATTATCCAAAAGATATCTCTTTATATCCTCGCTCACGGCAAGAGTCTTCTGTCCCCATCGCGTGACGTATTTAAGGCCCGTACCCGTGGAATACGCTCCGTGCGCCGTTGTAACGAACACGATATTCTTCTTTTTGCATAAGAAGTGGCATATGAACGCCGGTATCCTCGCGTGCGCGTGGACTATATCCGTTTTCTCCTCGGCGACTATCTGTTCAAGCATCCTGTACGCCCGCAGGATGCTTGCAGGATGCTTGCTTGTGAGCGGCACGCGGTAATGCTTTATATCTGCCGTTTCAAGCACGCTGACATAAGAGCCGCCTCGCGACGCGCAGACAACATTATATCCTCTCTTTTTAAGCGCGCAGGCAAGCTCTATAAAATGTGTCTCGGCGCCGCCTATATCAAGGCTCATCGTCACAAGCAGTATGTTATTCAAAAAAAGCACCTCATAAAAAGTATTCTGTTTTAATAGTATATCTCACGGACGCACTCTTTTCAATAAATGCGCGGTTTTGTTCGTTATTTTCTTTTTGAAGCCTGATATATCCGCAGCCTCCCCCGAAAAAACGTGTTTTTTTCAGTATGTTGCATTAGAAGATTATTTTGCTTGCAAGTGCATGAAAATAATGATATTATTAAAGAAAACTGATTTTCAGAGGTATATAATATGAAAAATACATTCAGCGGCATAGACTTTCATATGTCATCTTCCCTTGCCTTTTTTCTCGACATTATCGGCGTTTTGATACTCGTCGTTGGCATGTATCTTTTTATGTCGTACGTAAAGCTGACCCAGTTCATGAGACGTCTGCGCAGCGACGCGACCAGACTCACTACGAAGTTCGACAGAAGGTACGCGCTGCTTACGGATCTTCTCGCCTGCATCAGAGAAAACGGCGTAGAGGAAAAGGCAGCCGTAAGCGCAGTCGTAAAGGCGCGCGCGCAAGCTTCAAGAGCGAAAAACACGCTGGATCATATCGGTCTCGAGACGAATTTCACTATTTCGCTTTTAAGACTTCTTGTTATACTCAGAAAAAAGTATCCCGAGCTCAACGAGGATATGTGGTATGTTGATATAATGGCCAAGTTCAAAGCGCTGAACAAGTCGATAAACGACGACGGCCGCGC encodes the following:
- a CDS encoding LemA family protein: MKNTFSGIDFHMSSSLAFFLDIIGVLILVVGMYLFMSYVKLTQFMRRLRSDATRLTTKFDRRYALLTDLLACIRENGVEEKAAVSAVVKARAQASRAKNTLDHIGLETNFTISLLRLLVILRKKYPELNEDMWYVDIMAKFKALNKSINDDGRAYNVMTRSYNDLVKAFPSKIVAKWLKYKPEPVYFSFEEARLKLSGKEPIPEKELRKQEYAVQNELNKKERAARKAQRAEWKKGNQNEKEKKKKAKEHEKEVYEIMKQREADLQKEEQARMAEREAQKKEKDLARRKKYEDEKSK
- the csaB gene encoding polysaccharide pyruvyl transferase CsaB; translation: MNNILLVTMSLDIGGAETHFIELACALKKRGYNVVCASRGGSYVSVLETADIKHYRVPLTSKHPASILRAYRMLEQIVAEEKTDIVHAHARIPAFICHFLCKKKNIVFVTTAHGAYSTGTGLKYVTRWGQKTLAVSEDIKRYLLDNYKLDEKNITVTINGISSERFSPGEPDDSVYDELSIPRGGRNIVYLGRINFDSGEYAFRLARLAPRILERAPDANIVIIGAGDRFEELSREVEAVNSLLPRKVVYLTGARTDVDRLLRIASLVIAVSRAALEAMSCEKRVLLAGDFGYMGLYSEDMTDACINNNFTCRGFEKPADEVFLSDILRALSEDAETSERVRRAGRALVMERYSIERMTDDAISVYEKVRGRSYGKKYDFLILGYYGFNNSGDDALLDAVIQNLLSIQPGLSLCVLSNMSMKLRNEKDIDFFDRFNIISVIRTLKHSETLIYGGGNLIQDVTSTKSLIYYVSVLFCAQIMGAKTMLYSNGVGPVNKKFNRYIVKKIVNNVDVITLRESISHAFLNEIGVTKPDIYETADITLTIDPPAPERIDEILRAENIPPEDKFVCVSVRNWKNNPASFEGDLARALDEIYAQRGFRALFIPFHEPFDRDISKRVMALMNTDALVLSGKYNAQDIIGVISRSELVLGMRLHSLIFGTAAGVRLCGIVYDEKVRGFLDSVHVPDFVNIDDATYVSISDALACALDKRPTAAMRASYASLKERALLNSKYAIELLGRKNF